The sequence below is a genomic window from Montipora capricornis isolate CH-2021 chromosome 14, ASM3666992v2, whole genome shotgun sequence.
CTGTATTATGCGTTTTTAAGAATTAAATTAgtatttttatctttattattcTTCCTTTTCTGCTTCGTTCCTTCCACTCCATACTCTTACTCCATCTTCTTTTCTTCTACATCATCTTTTCACCTCAAACTTTAGATTCACAGTGAGAGGTCAGCAGAGGATGACGATTTGAGTGAAACTTTTGCCCCTTTTTGTTGTAGATATTAATGAATGCAATACTTCCTCCCCCGTCTGTCACATAAACGCGTCATGCTACAATACTCTTGGCTCTTACCACTGCACTTGCAAGCCAGGATACACTGGTAGTGGAAAATCATGCTCAGGTAACTTGCACCTTTTAATTTTAGTCAGGAAATAAGGAGTACGGGATTGTAATCAAATTCTTGGTGTATCACTTTTTTTTAAtacaacagagaaaaaaataagaaacattattactgttattatcattatcattattatcattattattaatattattattattattagtagtagtagtagtagtagtagtagtagtagtagtagtagtattgttattgttattattattattattattgttattattattattactgagcTCATCTCTTCAAAGAAGCAGGAGGACTATGCAACAACAATCGCATGGATTCGAACGAAAGTGTCCTTCACCATCCTGCGGACTGCCCTAGTTTGTTTGAGGGGAGCAGAAGAAAGACAAATATACAGGAGAATGACTTAGAGATAGAGAAGGGACTTGCTGGACtgacataataatttattaacgaATGTGTTATGCTTTCGCCTGACTGATTTTTCTCTTTGATACATAAGACTTTTTATGTACAACACGTTTTTAGACCATTATGTTTTAGATCATCATTttaacttattattattactattatgagtaagttttttttttgattagctttttctttagtaatgcttaattgtctttttccaatttataaattattcacatatcgtaaatagttttctatcgttaacatataatttagtttttaaaatttgtaaataatgtcggtatatagtttaaaattgtaaatatttattattattattattattattattattattattattattatccaatGTATTTAATTGCTGTCTCTCCACAGCACCCACTGTAACAGTTTCACATTCTTCTCTGACTAACTTATTAATATTGATTCTTGACTCAAACGAGCCAAGCTAGTGGGATAATAAGGTCAAACAAATTAACATACACTGATAACATGGATTGTTTCTGGAGGTCCACCTCGAACGCAAAGCTGAAATTGAATTTCTCCCGATTTACAAGtacagccgagaagttgaacttTACATGGCATAATAACCTGTGAATGGCTTCTTCACCAACTGATCACTTCACTAAAATTGTCCTTTAGGTTTCTCAAATATAACAACAAATGGTGCCAAAGGAAGATTTGGCATAATTCAGCAATTCACTGTTCCAAGAAATGGTCGTTACATGATCAAAGCTTGCGGCGGTCGAGGAGGAACCCACTCGTATAACTACGGGGACAGCTCAGGAATTTACTACGGAGGCAAAGGAGCCTTGAAAGAGGGAACGTTTACGCTGAATAAAGGGACAGTGCTGAATATTGTGGTGGGACAGAGAGGAGGAGATTCTGTGGAGGTGAAAGGAGGGCAATCAACTAACATGACTGCAGCTGAACTAGGGTTGTCTGTGGAGGACAACGCTGGTacagggggagggggagggagtTTTGTTTATACAATAAGTAATGTGCTTTTGCTGGCTGCTGGAGGGGGTGGGGGTGCATCTGGTGGATATAACGGGTCGGATGGTCAGGTGGGTAATAATGGCTCTAGTAGCGTAGGGAAAGTATCGTCTAATAGCAGAATCGGGGGAACTAGGGGACAGCCCGGTCAGTGCAACAGTGCAGGTGCTAGTTATCATGGGGGAGTAGGCGCAGGTTGGTTAGCGCAGGGGTGTGCCAGGGCAGGTAATAGTCATGGTGAAAGGGGTGGGTCACGTGCTCAAGGTTGGGTAGGAGGACGAGCGGGTGCAATGAATAGTGGTTACAATGGTGGACCAACCCCTGGGGCAGTTGGGGGATTTGGTGGTGGGGGAGGGGGCTCTGAAGATAACGGTGCATCAGGCGGTGGAGGTGGTTACTCTGGTGGAGGAAGCGGCACTCACCCAAAGCAAGCCGGAGGGGGTGGAGGTTCATATTGCCGTGGCTGGAATTGTTCGGGTGCATCTGGTGGCAACCTGAATGATGATGGCCTGGTGCAAATATTCGAGTTGTCTTAGCAAGAGGCAAAATGGGTATAACACTTCGTAAAAAGTTTCAAGACCTTTGCATTTAGATGGAACATTTAATATTTGCAGTTAGGGGAAAATTTAGACTTAATATAATGGGATAACTTCTTTCatattattgtaatcattttgttTGCGAATAATGAACCATGGCTAGGAAAATGGAAATTCTGTGTTAGAGGATACGGCGAAAAAGCTTCATGGAGTAATCCTTTTTAACCAAATTATTTATTCAACTACGTATTGCTTTAAAGGGAACAAGccgaaggaggaggaggaggatcGTATTGCGGTGGTTGGAATTGTTCGGGTGCCTCTGGTGGCCACCTGAACGATGATGGCCTGGTGCAAATATTCGAGTTGTCTCACTTTAAGAGTCAACATGGGTGTAGCAGTTTGTACTACTTTTAAATAACTTTGCATTCAACGGAATTTTTAAGCTCTGCAGTTATGAAAAAATTTAGGGACTATAAGATGATAACTCGTCTGATATTgctgttattattttattcaaggATAATTAACTGTGGTGAGGTAAATAGTTCGTTTGGGTCACCTACTTGATTAGCTcattaaaggggcagtgtcacgctaatttaaaacaataaaaggCGTCCTTACGCCGAAAattaatgctgtagttttgtttccaatgaccactgaagtgcactgaagctattttttgttgtttgcagccaaggatggagagcaTGTATagggattgaaacttgaaaaaactgtcCACTAGCCAGTCTTTTCAAATTTGGAGACAGTGTCTTCAGGAACATcacaccaaaaattaaatacgaatagctctttgaaccataaatacatttcatatcttgtcagtgggttgtcagaaatgttgtacgtgtgagctTAAGTATTAAGGTAGAcatttacccagttttgacctaaaaacagaaaatttggcatgacagtgccccttcaAACTATTTGGGTGTCTCAAACCTCACAGGGTATattgagggtctcaatggggttaacacCTTTAGCCGAGAAACGTTATCAGAAGTTAATCCTTAGGcgtgaaaatgacaaaaaagtaACCTTTAgccgggaaaaaaattaaaagcattatttgatttttttaaaattttattttgaaaagtgtcgtcacgcaacgatCCTCCCCACAAGGGAGGCAGAATCGTTACGTGACGACACTAAAACGGCCGCGGGGGAAGACTATTAGTTGGAGGACTTGACAAAAATTTAAGTCGCATTCTGATGACCAATGACTTTTTCTATTCAATATGTGTACTAAGATCCTACTAACTAATACAGAGAATCCCAAAAAGCAAAAacggaaaagtttttttttcaaggagggacgtttctttctttttcatgtaagttaaccgtgacagaaaaaaaaaccattagccgtgaaaaggcttttttttttgccgttaGCCGTGAAAGCTATTCCCCCACATAGACCCtctattttgtactttatgtagttttcttttcttttcttttttttttttttctgtgtaatTGGTCGTATAATTTGTTCTGTTATTTTCCCGACTGTTTATCGTATTTGCGAGAGTTTCAGTAAAAATTGATCTGACTTGACTTGCGGAAGTCAAGTTTTCCAAAATGCGTaaggcagcgaggcatataagcttattattaaagaaggaaaacattaacctgaaagctaaccgttgtaaatatgtgttttgtctctcgctctatttctctcagctttaagttgattttctcttcttctccttcctcggcttctctcgaggattGGCTtggcttaaatttctcaaatttcatcGCCTCCTCTCCCGTACTCTTTCCTGCTATTTATCTTGTTGCTCGTCCTtgatatgatttcccgccagaaaaactagggttgccaaatgcaacgccgATTTCCCGCCatggaaaattgcccgaacactcccgttCCCAtggctgtcctgcctccccacctccactccgacagtctgtacgggcggacaATATTACGACCAGTGCCCAGTTTGACCTCTTCTGAGTGGGGTTTTACCGAGCGAGtcattttggaaaaaacatTGCGCGGTGGGTGTCCTGTGGTATAAATgcgaaaactttaatttttCCCCTTAATTTCTTCCTCAAGTGATCTCCTTACTTCACCAAAACGTAGCCCTATTAGTTTTCATGAAATACGAAATTCGACTATTAATAAATCAAGGTCGTGCCCGATCTTCACTCGGTTACCCGAGATGACGGCCTCCACATGTCACTACGTACAAGCACGTTAAGTACACAAGCAAAATCACAAACTTACTCAGAAAGTTGGCCAGACGTCTGAAATTTACCTCCACGTATTAATTCTTTTTGTCTCATTAGTCACGTGAATGTGCTGAAATGTCATTTCAGTGGAATCTTATCTGGAATCATGTCTTACCTATCAGCAAACCAAAGTGAGCCTTTGCGATGTCCTCTCAATACCCGTACATTCCACTCCGATGTTAAAGTATTGTACCTTCTGGACAATCTGGCAGAGTTTAAGGGATCTTTTACTTTTCTCAGAGCTGGCCAGCCAGACCTGtcagtttgcaaggaaaatgCAACTATTCGAcgggacatttgcatgataatccctcgcatccTTCTCGAGGAGTATAACCATCCTCAAAGCTAAGTGTGGTAAATTGaaagcgttgtagagttagtccttcaaAATTTCCAGTCTGGCCGAACAGTTCTGTCAAATTGAAAGCGCTCTAAGTCTCTCAATAGACTGCCTGAGCAGCTAAAGTTCGACATTGGAAACTACTTCGGTTGACGATTTTGTAAGTCAATGGTCATCAAGCTAAATGGCATTAATTTAATTATGCCACTTGAAATTAAGCCTATCCAAACTAAAGAAGGCCCAACAAAGAGGTAGCGGGTTTTCTGAGAAAGACTTGCCCTGTACCAGACCATTCATCAAACACAAAGCTAGTGTCACTAATAAGTGCATTTGCTGTGATGAGGGAGATAGTGCTGCGGTGCTCTACAGGTTTTCCAGATCAGGAGTGAATAGAGATATTCGTCTTATGGCCATCGAATTACATGAACTTCAGCTGCTAGCAAAAATCTCAAGGGGAGCCTTAATTGCTATTGAGGCGAAGTATAATATGAATGATTAACGACATTAAGAAACAGTCACAGGTCCTTAACAAAAAAAGGTAATAGTACAGAGGAATTGGAAGCAGACaagtaaacaataaaaaaaaaaagacgaagCCTTTGAGTTtgtaaaacatgtttcgacggaAACTTCCGCCATCCTcagtaaaatacaaagcgatgtaagctgaatttataataaatagaaaatgctaATGAAAAATCGTATGCATCCGGTCCGGCATACGGTCCAGCATTTTTCCACGGGTGTGAAGGAGCATTTAACCAGTGATGtagcctctcacattttcaaacatctgcagaattctgaacattgtcaTGCCTCGTATTCAGCAGATTGTTTTAGggttttagatcacgcctccaCCAGTTTccaactcaagataaaagaggctattcATATTCAGAGAGAACAACCCtatttgaatcaacaattacaccATGTCAACCTTAAACTATCCTTTACAAACACTTCCCGACGTAATCTGGAGGGAATGGCCGTCAATGCACGATAAGGCAAACCCCTTGGAGTCTATAGGTGAGACGGAAATGGACCTCAGGTTCTGTAAATATGACCGAAGCATGGAAAAGCTTACACCCTACTCAGGTAAAGCAAAAGAAGGAGAATACCGATTTCATTAAATAAACATAAACTAGATCTATTAAACCGGGACAAGATAACAACTATTGTTTCTCCAAACCATAGCATTAGTGACAAGGCACTGCTAGTAAACCAAAAATGATTGTGCCATTTTATAAATGATAAAATTAGCCTTCCTTTATATTTTTATATCCTAAAAGGTGTACTGATGGCTACAGCATTGGGCTAATATTGGGCTAATATTGGGCTAAGTATATTCGGCATAAAAACGTTGCATTTTCAGCTACAATACGCGAAATGGTCGTGAAAATGCATTTATCATTATGTCTTTAGAATCCCCTACTGAAAGAAGGCACGTGGACCACTACTGGCCTGAACAACCAGGATATTCGTTCTCCCGCTGTATTTGGCTGGCGCAGGAGCCCATTAGCTGGAACCTCCATACGTATTATAGGTCCCATATCTTTTGATTTTTGTAACTGCTAtatcttttcatcattttgaaataccttTGTGTTTCGGGTGTCCTGCACTAGATTTATTCAGGGGCCGACAATAGGTCTCTTacgattggctattgtgaaaacactcGCAAAAACCCCATGCGAgttgcttctaaaaataaaaagatacgggacaaggttgactcagagggttaatatggaagatggaggctccgggtaatgggcttcTGGCTGCTGCAAAATTGGTGATGAGTGGAAGCCAGTGTGGATGACCATCCCAGAAGTgtcaaaggcttgtcaaaagtTAATGAAATGATCATGTAAGCGAGGATGTTTCAGATGCAAATTTGCAAAGTTTGATCTAGATTACACACCTCTATGCCGGTGCAAATGCAATATGATGAGTAGTGCTGGTCGAACAATAGGCAACTAAGTAATTTAGTGAAGGAACGCCCGCAAAGTGTCTTGGGAATTAATGTTCTTTAAAAGATTACCGAAAATAGCAATGGAAGCTGTGTAACCTCTTTTGCCTAAATATAAATACTTTTCATGAAGTTTTCATCAACAATGTGCGCCCAAAAGCAATTATTTCTATTAGCGAGGACTACAGTAATTACGGGGCAATGATGGTCTGAACGCTGGCATCACGACAAAAAATCTCGTTGTGACCTTACACACAGTTTTAGCCTGTGGTATTGATTTCTTGATAGAAGTATGAGAGAGAAAAGGTCTTTGGTATTGTGGAACAATGACTGTCTTTAAAGATgagggaaaatattttttttaggcAAATAcggaaaatgaagaaattgcGAAACATTTAATTTGATACTAACAATGTGTTCAGCccacattaaaaattgaaacttaaataaaattgcaaGACGCCTTTCAGTGCTTAACAAGACGCATTCTTCAGAAAGGTTAGGAAATTAAATCTGGCAAAAGCAATGAATAAGAAGATTCAGGAATAAGGTATATCGTGTGTGTGCGTACCTTCAGTGAAATGAACCAGTTTGCCAGTCAGGATTTAcagagggagcttaagcaaaggACCACGATTCAGAGGACGTCatctatatattaaatataGCTTGTAAGAAGACATTAATTCGGAACTCTCTTCAAATATGGGTAAGTTTGTTGCGTAGAAGGACTTTAAACAAAATGTTAAAGTGGCCCTGTCAGACTCTTCTGGTCCCCTCAATGCTAAAAGATTTATCTGTATTAAAACTAATAATCATttcaagaaatggaaatgtcTGGTCGCCGGCCGTTTTTCGTCGTAATATTTCTGGCAATAAAAAACCCATAAAATGCCCAAAGTATAATAAACTAGTTTGTTAATCATTTATTATTCACTCTGTTAttggtcaccagagccttgCGAAATTGTAAATTAGAGAAAGCTAAACGTCTTGAGTGCCTCTGTTTGTAAGGAGACAGTAACTATTAGGGTCCCAATACACTTAATTATATAAAACCAGATTTCGTTTTAGTCGCGAGACAACATCTTAAACGTTTCAGATACTTTGATGTTTTCCGGCGGCATGAtcatgacgattaattttgcaCTTTACTGCAGAAGCATAATAACTTgcatacactatattgctttctggggttagaaacgggagttccgcctttaggcttggctaaatctaataatatatattaaaggaacaatTTCTATTGGATTGCGTTACAATTATCTGCAACGAATGCAACTGTAAGCAATGTTTGGGACAGTTTAGAATCTTTTTGGCCAGATAAGACTTTAAAAAGCGGTTTGATAAGCTCGAACCTGTGATTTTCGGCAAAATTTCTAACAGCGATTGAGTTATAAAAatcgtttgtcttgtttgtcacgCAGTATTCTGGCCGGCTAGGGTTGCTTAATTTGGAACCGAATTCATAATTACTGTGGTGACTGTCCACACTATATTAATACCTTTCCATTTCTaagctttttgtgtgaaatggatgtccagtcgtgagctgcctTTTTTGGCTGTAACATTGCAGTGGAGTAAGTGAATTACTACGCctagcttgactttttaattgcCCCGCAAGGATTTTGCCTCCGAGGACGCATCATTGTAGCTTGCGCGTATAGAGCAACACATGTATTGTTTGTTACCAGGAAAATTCTCGACTTGAAAGCTGTAAGCGCGAAGGGAATGATCGGAAAATGATGGCGTTGTCACACCAAATGCCCGCAAGTGGGTCCTGGGTTATGATGACgtagaagaagtcaaaaagggacttttatatagatgaagatgaagagAATGGCCGAAGAATAATATATAACGTGAACAAAATTCTGGAAAAAATACGTTTATAAACGCCGTAGTGGGGAGAGCATTGCTCAGAGTTACGGTGTGTCGATGTACTAGTCCTTCTTCAGTCATTTAAGCTCTATTCTTTGAGTGAGAGGGATCGAAGTAATCGATTATAGTTCGCCAGAATTGATCAGCGAAAACACGATGGACTAATTGCGAAATACTTAAATACTTACGGTAGGGGCGATAGTACATAATCTTGTCATATGCCACGGTGCACATCACAGGCGGTGCAATCAAGCGTTAGACCGTTCTAAGAGAAAGCTTTTCTCCGTCTTTGTCTCAAGGCTGTTTTCTCACAAAGGAGCCAGAAAGTGACTAAAGGAAAATCCTTTGGTTTGATTATTAAAAGAGTCGAGAATGGACGGTTTCATTCAGGTAAACAATTTGTCGATTGCACAGCCACACATGCAGTTTTCCGAGAAAGGATTTGCCAGACAATGAGGCATTGACAGACTCAGTCCGCAACCAGCAGCCGCTGTTAGAGAATATTGAAGATAACCGCGTTTAGTAGGCAGTGcagctcagtggttagggcgcttgccttaagatccggagatcccgggttcaagactcgatCTGgtcactggttgaatttgtttctggtagtccctggttcaatttcctgaCTGCACgtataaatagccaactggtttgcctccgccCACTCcggattcttaacagtttttgttgttgatgttgttgttctgttccgttcgttgtgtttcattggccctgaaaagcccataaatagccaactggttttgcCTCGGGCcaattgggattcttaaaagttgttctgttcgatgctcggagatattagctactagctGCTCTAAAAATACCAGGATAAATAATGATGCTTACTTACCATTTGTGTTTCCGAAAGTATTTACAAGGTCCCGGGGGCAGGGgatactcccttatatgggctatataggtatgtgcggccccaaagggcagggtttttcagccgttttggtcataaatagggtatcgattttggtctattttccgccattttggtcataaatagggtatccatttttgcactctagtcttgaattcgttttttatttagaagctacttctttatcatataacctacctaataaaagcagataaacattgcctttaacattggtctgaactagggaaataattataaggcatgtctgcaccagggtattgatttaagggtcaggtcataaattgggtatcaaatttttggtcaggtcataaatagggtagggaaaatctcagattttggtcataaattgggtaagggttttgggaagcgggctgcacacccctacccaatttttctgggagaaAATGTATACACTAATGACAACTAATTTTGTACTTTGTGCAGAAGAATGATTATTTCCACATACACTATATTGGTTTCTGTGGTTAGGAACGGGAtttccgcttttaggcttggctaaatctagtATATATTACAGAGTTATTAAACGTAAAATGGGTCTTTCCCAGCTAAAAACAGTGGACAGCATGCAGTAAGCCATCCCACTGCTGGAAAAATGTATTCCGTGCGCGCCTAGTTCTGACAAACAGGAATTATATCTGAAAATAGCAACTCTACCGTGAATAATACTATATCACTGTTATTTATCACCCTGTTTGGCAGAGCGAGAAGGAAAGGAAACCTCTGCACAGATCTCTTTGGACGAATAATTAAACTCTTAACCGGTTTAAAATTGGTATGAACGGTGTGAATGTTTGAGGAATTTTAACTTTTCTCGTCGAATGCCCACTTCCCACCTTTCACCTTTTGCAAGCTCGAGCACAGCgaaaaattatataaaatgtTAAACGAATGAGTAGGGCATCGTGGCTCAAGGCTAGGACACCTCTTAATATCAAAGCAAGCATGAGGAAAACCTGCTGACGCAAAAGGGGAACTTGTCGTCAATTAGCATCTTTTGTTCTAACTAAACGTGATCAAGacacttcccttttttcttttaattgtcaTCATTTGACACGTTTCAATACCTTTGATGCACTACAAATTAAAGTAagagaattaaaaaacaaaacaatgattaCATGTTGAAATGCTGATTATACGCATCACACCGACAGCAAGGTAAGAATTAACTTTTACACCAGAATATCGAGGCCCTCCGATTTGTTTTTAAAGATGCCTTTCTTTCGACTAGAACGACTTATGAACTGAATTAAGTGTCATATTTAATTCGAACCTTTAGTTTAAGCCAGTAATGTTAGGAATAAGCAGGTTCATTCTGCAGTCCCATATATAGAGCTTTGCAATCAGAAGAAAATAGTTGAGTAAGGGGCATCACCGTGTCTGCAAGACGCCAACCACAACATCTTTCAAGgaaatgctattttttttctttcatcagtGCTTTGCAAAACATTATAAAACTATTCCAGAAGTCACTGGAGTAGAGGT
It includes:
- the LOC138032756 gene encoding uncharacterized transmembrane protein DDB_G0289901-like isoform X1 yields the protein MWKSYAAIVAKNMKTLFVFSIFVVICQIINKTETQQCPVVGSEESILGWMLQGHIYQTVMANIGLNCLSACLKDDRCQSFNFVISLHMCEFSDRTKEARPEDFIPDADRYYFGKYMNRVPLGSISELAAESCKEIKMSEERAPDGKYWMSSIKPGIPVPAFCDMKTEDVEECTASLPVCHENATCNNTLGSYQCTCKFGYAGDGKICRDINECNTSSPVCHINASCYNTLGSYHCTCKPGYTGSGKSCSGFSNITTNGAKGRFGIIQQFTVPRNGRYMIKACGGRGGTHSYNYGDSSGIYYGGKGALKEGTFTLNKGTVLNIVVGQRGGDSVEVKGGQSTNMTAAELGLSVEDNAGTGGGGGSFVYTISNVLLLAAGGGGGASGGYNGSDGQVGNNGSSSVGKVSSNSRIGGTRGQPGQCNSAGASYHGGVGAGWLAQGCARAGNSHGERGGSRAQGWVGGRAGAMNSGYNGGPTPGAVGGFGGGGGGSEDNGASGGGGGYSGGGSGTHPKQAGGGGGSYCRGWNCSGASGGNLNDDGLVQIFELS
- the LOC138032756 gene encoding uncharacterized PE-PGRS family protein PE_PGRS20-like isoform X2, yielding MRAPSVLLICVAFCQIVDKTKSQQCPAFGSEESILGWMLQGHIYQTMMANIGLHFLSVCLKDDRCQSFNFVMSLHMCELSDRTKEARPEDFIPDGDRYYFRKYINRVPLGSISDLAAESCKEIKMSEGRSPNGKYWMSSIKPGIPVLAFCDMKTEDVNECTASSPVCHVNATCNNSLGSYRCTCKPGYAGDGKTCKDINECNTSSPVCHINASCYNTLGSYHCTCKPGYTGSGKSCSGFSNITTNGAKGRFGIIQQFTVPRNGRYMIKACGGRGGTHSYNYGDSSGIYYGGKGALKEGTFTLNKGTVLNIVVGQRGGDSVEVKGGQSTNMTAAELGLSVEDNAGTGGGGGSFVYTISNVLLLAAGGGGGASGGYNGSDGQVGNNGSSSVGKVSSNSRIGGTRGQPGQCNSAGASYHGGVGAGWLAQGCARAGNSHGERGGSRAQGWVGGRAGAMNSGYNGGPTPGAVGGFGGGGGGSEDNGASGGGGGYSGGGSGTHPKQAGGGGGSYCRGWNCSGASGGNLNDDGLVQIFELS